The following coding sequences lie in one Palaemon carinicauda isolate YSFRI2023 chromosome 7, ASM3689809v2, whole genome shotgun sequence genomic window:
- the LOC137643642 gene encoding pupal cuticle protein Edg-91-like isoform X1, with protein sequence MTSKMILATCAVVLLGMVAAGPVADPEPGHFGGGFHRGFGGHSGGFGGHFGGGGFGHGFGGGYGGYRGKRSPVAEPEANPEALADPEPEADPGHFGGIHRGFSGFGGHHGGSFGGFGGFGGGYGGYRGKRSPVAEPEANPEALADPEPEADPGHFGGIHRGFSGFGGHHGGSFGGFGGFGGGYGGYRGKRSPVAEPEPEAEPGFSHGGFRGGFGHRSFGGHFGGGRIYG encoded by the coding sequence ATGATCCTTGCAACCTGTGCTGTCGTCCTTCTTGGGATGGTAGCAGCTGGTCCTGTAGCTGATCCAGAACCAGGTCACTTTGGAGGTGGCTTCCATCGTGGTTTTGGTGGCCACTCTGGTGGCTTTGGTGGCCATTTCGGTGGAGGTGGATTTGGACATGGATTTGGTGGTGGCTATGGAGGATACCGTGGTAAAAGGAGCCCTGTAGCTGAGCCTGAAGCCAACCCTGAGGCTCTTGCTGACCCTGAACCTgaagcagatcctggtcactttggaggaaTCCACCGTGGATTCTCTGGATTTGGTGGCCATCATGGAGGTAGCTTTGGTGGATTTGGTGGATTCGGTGGTGGCTATGGAGGCTACCGTGGAAAAAGGAGCCCTGTAGCTGAGCCTGAAGCCAACCCTGAGGCTCTTGCAGACCCAGAACCTgaagcagatcctggtcactttggaggaaTCCACCGTGGATTCTCTGGATTTGGTGGCCATCATGGAGGTAGCTTTGGTGGATTTGGTGGATTCGGTGGTGGCTATGGAGGATACCGTGGAAAGAGGAGCCCTGTGGCTGAACCCGAACCCGAAGCTGAGCCTGGATTCTCTCACGGAGGATTCCGTGGAGGTTTCGGACACAGGAGCTTTGGAGGTCACTTCGGAGGAGGCAGAATTTATGGTTAA